DNA from Asticcacaulis sp. ZE23SCel15:
GCGCAGGCCGTCGGCATTTTCAACGCCGGAACCGCGATGGGCCCGATCATTACCCCGCTTCTGGTGCCGTGGATTACGATTGCGTTCGGCTGGCGGGCAGCCTTTATCTCGATTGGTATCGTAACGGCCCTGTGGCTGTTCGCGTGGTTGCTGATGTATCGTCAGCCGGAAAAGCACCCCAAGGTCAATGCCGCCGAACTGGCGCACATTCGCTCGGATGTTGATCAGCACTCAGGGGAAGAGATTGAGAAGATTTCGTGGTTTAAGCTTTTGACTTTTCGCGGCACCTGGGCCTATGCGTTGGGTAAGTTCCTGACCGATCCGATCTGGTGGCTTTATCTGTTCTGGTTGCCGGATTTTCTGGGTAAGGCTTACGGCCTTGATCTCAAAAGCTTCGGGCCGCCGCTGATTGCCATCTATATTCTGGCCGATGTCGGCTCGGTCGTCGGCGGCTGGTCGTCGTCCAAGCAGATTCAGATGGGCCGCACGCCTAATGCCGCCCGTAAGACCACCATGCTGTTGTGCGCGTTTGCGGTCATACCCATCGTGTTTGCCCAGTTCGTCGGCAATCTGTGGGGCGCTGTGGCCATTATCGGTGTGGCGGCGGCAGCTCACCAGGCATGGTCAGCCAACCTGATGACCCTGCCGTCGGATATTTTCCCCAAGGCGGCGGTGGCTTCGGTCATCGGCATCGGCGGCACGGCGGGGGCCATCGGCGGTATGTTGATGACCACCTATAACGGCTATATCCTTGAGTTCTTTGGCTCTTATCAGCCGATCTTCATTGTGGCGGGCAGTGCCTATCTGGTGGCGATTACCGTCATCCACCTGCTGACGCCGCACCTCAAGCGGATACCGATCGAGAAAATCCGGGTCGGCTAAAACCGGCGGATATATCACTCTCAAAATAGCGCTGCTCTCAGATTGGGGCGGCGCTATTTTTTTAATAACCGCCTGACGATGCCTTGCCCTTTATGGACGATGGTGTGCTCAATCGTGTTGGGACGGCCCGCCAGCCCCCACACGGTAAAGACCACAATGGCATATATAATGAGGGCCGGGGCGACGACCAATCCAATGCTGATGACCTCAAGCCATATGCCTTTGTCAAACCAGACCAGCGGTTTTAGGCCGTAAATCGTCGCGGCCATGGCCCCAAGACCCAGCAGATAGGGGACTAACGCGCCGATCTGATCGCGGATTTT
Protein-coding regions in this window:
- a CDS encoding MFS transporter, with product MSKSTGGTAAPQPGTMPESRMSKYRWVIVTLLFIAIGINYIDRQMIGILKDTLQKDLQWTEIQYAQIVFWFQCAYAIGFLTFGRVIDKIGVKIGYAVAFTIWTIASIGHGLIHTVTQFAVARFVLGFGESGSFPSSLKAVSQWFPQKERAQAVGIFNAGTAMGPIITPLLVPWITIAFGWRAAFISIGIVTALWLFAWLLMYRQPEKHPKVNAAELAHIRSDVDQHSGEEIEKISWFKLLTFRGTWAYALGKFLTDPIWWLYLFWLPDFLGKAYGLDLKSFGPPLIAIYILADVGSVVGGWSSSKQIQMGRTPNAARKTTMLLCAFAVIPIVFAQFVGNLWGAVAIIGVAAAAHQAWSANLMTLPSDIFPKAAVASVIGIGGTAGAIGGMLMTTYNGYILEFFGSYQPIFIVAGSAYLVAITVIHLLTPHLKRIPIEKIRVG